In Diachasmimorpha longicaudata isolate KC_UGA_2023 chromosome 4, iyDiaLong2, whole genome shotgun sequence, a single genomic region encodes these proteins:
- the LOC135161756 gene encoding cuticlin-4: MEITRRSLWRAIFSCLLLACSVKCEAPLVDSSALPLEHRSVYGPSAQYGPPGHGAEENWPLASPDTPQIKHLQVQCEKTHMRVNIEFDRPFYGMIFSKGFYSDPHCVHLKPGTGHLSATFEIFLNSCGMSSSANHNVAAYGAPTPSGSYVENTIIIQYDPYVQEVWDQARKLRCTWYDFYEKAVTFRPFQVDMLHAVTANFLGDNLQCWMQIQVGKGPWASEVSGIVKIGQTMTMVLAIKDDENKFDMLVRNCVAHDGKRAPIQLVDQYGCVVRPKIMSRFQKIKNFGPSASVVSFAYFQAFKFPDSMNVHFQCVIQVCRYNCPEPKCGHPGLEYAGGAAGISSEYGSPVHQGLGSEYGAPPVPEYGVPPAYPDPRHPSGPAGAYSEPNPDIVPAPQAQTSSSSPSSTTGDSPASSSPQSPQDNIHLPPPPLPGHPAGAYQTVKRKGTVGPDELEGNLATLGGRPRSVEGMPAELRGARRRRNVDIIEIDPSLFHEMTVVSSHVYKRAAQEMTDVNTSRIIQVVAPGDVNFALGAASTSNDTTVVISNSSADPETICMSLPGFVGGLVMLLLVIIVASLVAAFLFVRVRAVDRKNAAASSPYAHAIYPPDACNIPNPEFVKVANCSS, encoded by the exons ATGGAAATAACGCGGAGGAGTTTATGGCGAGCCATTTTCAGTTGTCTATTGCTGGCATGT AGTGTAAAATGCGAGGCGCCATTGGTGGACAGTAGCGCCCTGCCACTTGAGCACAGATCAGTATACGGCCCATCAGCCCAATACGGTCCCCCTGGTCACGGGGCCGAGGAGAATTGGCCGCTGGCGTCACCCGACACTCCGCAAATAAAGCACCTCCAGGTCCAATGCGAGAAGACCCACATGCGAGTGAACATCGAGTTCGATCGTCCGTTCTACGGAATGATCTTCAGCAAGGGCTTCTACTCGGACCCCCATTGTGTCCACTTGAAGCCGGGAACAGGACACTTGAGCGCCACCTTCGAGATCTTCCTGAACTCCTGCGGCATGAGCAGCTCAGCCAATCACAATGTCGCAGCGTACGGCGCCCCAACGCCGTCAGGAAGCTACGTCGAGAACACCATCATCATCCAGTATGATCCCTACGTTCAGGAAGTCTGGGATCAGGCCAGGAAGCTTCGGTGCACTTGGTACGACTTCTACGAGAAGGCGGTTACGTTCAGGCCCTTCCAGGTGGACATGCTGCACGCAGTCACTGCCAACTTCCTCGGGGACAATCTCCAGTGCTGGATGCAGATTCAGGTTGGCAagggcccctgggcctccgaggTCTCCGGCATCGTCAAAATCGGCCAGACTATGACCATGGTCTTGGCTATTAAGGATGACGAGAACAAATTTGATATGTTGGTGAGGAACTGCGTCGCTCACGACGGCAAGAGGGCGCCTATTCAGCTTGTTGATCAGTACGGTTGCGTCGTCAGGCCCAAGATCATGTCAAG ATTCCAGAAGATCAAGAACTTCGGCCCAAGCGCATCCGTCGTAAGCTTCGCGTACTTCCAGGCGTTCAAGTTCCCTGACAGCATGAACGTCCACTTCCAATGTGTCATTCAGGTCTGCAGGTACAACTGTCCCGAGCCCAAGTGCGGACATCCGGGTCTTGAATACGCGGGTGGAGCTGCTGGAATCTCATCAGAATACGGATCGCCGGTGCATCAAGGTCTTGGCTCGGAGTACGGTGCACCACCAGTCCCTGAATATGGAGTTCCGCCTGCATACCCTGACCCTCGTCATCCCAGTGGACCCGCTGGTGCATACAG TGAACCAAATCCTGACATAGTGCCAGCCCCACAAGCTCAGACTTCCTCATCCTCGCCGAGTTCAACGACAGGAGACTCCCCAGCCAGCAGTTCTCCGCAGAGCCCTCAAGACAACATTCACCTGCCACCACCACCTCTCCCCGGACATCCTGCAGGAGCTTACCAAACAGTCAAGAGGAAGGGAACTGTGGGGCCTGATGAACTCGAAGGCAATCTCGCGACTCTCGGTGGACGGCCCAGATCGGTTGAAGGAATGCCAGCAGAATTGAGAGGGGCCAGGAGACGGAGGAACGTCGACATCATCGAGATAGATCCC AGTCTCTTCCATGAGATGACAGTGGTCTCGTCGCACGTTTACAAACGCGCAGCCCAAGAGATGACCGACGTAAACACGTCGCGAATAATTCAAGTAGTAGCTCCAGGAGACGTAAACTTCGCTCTTGGTGCAGCGAGCACAAGCAACGACACAACAGTCGTGATTTCCAATTCATCAGCCGATCCGGAGACGATCTGCATGTCGTTACCCGGTTTTGTCGGTGGTCTGGTGATGCTTCTCCTCGTGATCATCGTCGCATCCCTCGTCGCCGCATTCCTCTTTGTCCGAGTGCGAGCCGTCGATCGTAAGAACGCCGCCGCCAGCAGTCCCTACGCTCACGCCATTTACCCACCGGACGCCTGCAACATTCCAAATCCCGAATTCGTCAAAGTCGCCAATTGCTCATCATAA
- the LOC135161758 gene encoding uncharacterized protein LOC135161758 isoform X1, with amino-acid sequence MLTKIIVRSDKKNSGKFPKSKIPMKPLRTSSPNVNIIEYRLSNEEYVQSGWTKTPKTRSMRKMILYETEIAKPHLLWHKDLPCHFYPDGGLFFVNEERGGKVYYPNGDAAIRIEKPKDRNYDLYTIFTPGGKDGSGVHRDPQMIAIFDTLGNGLVLNENGEMSLSYNQMGGIYMNNPGAILPLVWVWNRRKTAPIIGSTYTEVAATRLLETLEASGQTQKRVAGGNVQSPDNKCAIDDDKLMENSDRIESLTAVKTICLRLNEFMSLRILDRRNINLRFICGRRTVRFHLGFDVNYKTPISSVLKDTTSDPFLHLKSRVLDAWASPKTSPSLSQIFEVFRVMKKTASERHPFAKRIGIK; translated from the exons AtgttgacaaaaataattgttagatctgataaaaaaaattctggaaaatttccaaagtcgaAAATCCCGATGAAGCCCCTTCGCACATCATCTCCAAATGTTAATATCATCGAGTACAGACTTTCAAATGAAGAATACGTACAGTCAGGCTGGACGAAGACCCCGAAGACGAGGTCGATGAGAAAAATGATCTTATATGAAACCGAAATTGCAAAGCCCCACCTGCTGTGGCACAAGGATTTACCGTGTCACTTTTACCCGGACGGCGGACTATTCTTCGTCAACGAGGAACGTGGGGGAAAAGTTTATTACCCCAACGGAGATGCGGCGATAAGAATCGAGAAGCCAAAGGACAGAAATT ATGATCTCTACACTATTTTCACTCCCGGTGGTAAAGACGGTTCTGGGGTCCATCGGGACCCCCAGATGATCGCGATCTTCGATACCCTAGGGAATGGACTGGTGCTGAATGAAAACGGAGAAATGAG TTTATCCTACAATCAAATGGGCGGTATTTATATGAACAATCCAGGCGCAATATTGCCCCTGGTATGGGTCTGGAATCGTCGCAAGACTGCTCCCATAATAGGCTCCACTTACACG GAGGTGGCTGCAACGAGACTGCTGGAGACCCTGGAGGCAAGTGGACAGACGCAAAAAAG AGTTGCTGGGGGTAACGTACAAAGTCCTGATAACAAATGTGCCATCGATGACGATAAGCTCATGGAAAATAGCGACAGAATTGAGTCGTTGACCGCTGTGAAGACCATTTGCCTCAGATTGAATGAGTTCATGAGCCTCCGGATTTTGGACCGAAGGAATATTAATTTACGGTTCATCTGCGGCCGTAGGACCGTCCG CTTCCACCTGGGGTTCGACGTAAACTACAAAACCCCCATCTCCTCAGTCTTGAAGGACACAACCAGTGATCCTTTCCTCCACTTGAAGTCCCGAGTCCTCGACGCCTGGGCCTCCCCCAAGACGTCCCCCAGTCTCTCCCAAATTTTCGAGGTATTCCGAGTCATGAAAAAGACCGCGAGCGAGCGCCACCCGTTCGCCAAAAGGATCGGGATTAAATGA
- the LOC135161758 gene encoding uncharacterized protein LOC135161758 isoform X2 gives MKPLRTSSPNVNIIEYRLSNEEYVQSGWTKTPKTRSMRKMILYETEIAKPHLLWHKDLPCHFYPDGGLFFVNEERGGKVYYPNGDAAIRIEKPKDRNYDLYTIFTPGGKDGSGVHRDPQMIAIFDTLGNGLVLNENGEMSLSYNQMGGIYMNNPGAILPLVWVWNRRKTAPIIGSTYTEVAATRLLETLEASGQTQKRVAGGNVQSPDNKCAIDDDKLMENSDRIESLTAVKTICLRLNEFMSLRILDRRNINLRFICGRRTVRFHLGFDVNYKTPISSVLKDTTSDPFLHLKSRVLDAWASPKTSPSLSQIFEVFRVMKKTASERHPFAKRIGIK, from the exons ATGAAGCCCCTTCGCACATCATCTCCAAATGTTAATATCATCGAGTACAGACTTTCAAATGAAGAATACGTACAGTCAGGCTGGACGAAGACCCCGAAGACGAGGTCGATGAGAAAAATGATCTTATATGAAACCGAAATTGCAAAGCCCCACCTGCTGTGGCACAAGGATTTACCGTGTCACTTTTACCCGGACGGCGGACTATTCTTCGTCAACGAGGAACGTGGGGGAAAAGTTTATTACCCCAACGGAGATGCGGCGATAAGAATCGAGAAGCCAAAGGACAGAAATT ATGATCTCTACACTATTTTCACTCCCGGTGGTAAAGACGGTTCTGGGGTCCATCGGGACCCCCAGATGATCGCGATCTTCGATACCCTAGGGAATGGACTGGTGCTGAATGAAAACGGAGAAATGAG TTTATCCTACAATCAAATGGGCGGTATTTATATGAACAATCCAGGCGCAATATTGCCCCTGGTATGGGTCTGGAATCGTCGCAAGACTGCTCCCATAATAGGCTCCACTTACACG GAGGTGGCTGCAACGAGACTGCTGGAGACCCTGGAGGCAAGTGGACAGACGCAAAAAAG AGTTGCTGGGGGTAACGTACAAAGTCCTGATAACAAATGTGCCATCGATGACGATAAGCTCATGGAAAATAGCGACAGAATTGAGTCGTTGACCGCTGTGAAGACCATTTGCCTCAGATTGAATGAGTTCATGAGCCTCCGGATTTTGGACCGAAGGAATATTAATTTACGGTTCATCTGCGGCCGTAGGACCGTCCG CTTCCACCTGGGGTTCGACGTAAACTACAAAACCCCCATCTCCTCAGTCTTGAAGGACACAACCAGTGATCCTTTCCTCCACTTGAAGTCCCGAGTCCTCGACGCCTGGGCCTCCCCCAAGACGTCCCCCAGTCTCTCCCAAATTTTCGAGGTATTCCGAGTCATGAAAAAGACCGCGAGCGAGCGCCACCCGTTCGCCAAAAGGATCGGGATTAAATGA
- the LOC135161757 gene encoding sialin-like — MTLYDCLCKGPIALNEWLRVKIPRRAVLGVLMFLACMFSYFMRTNLSITIVAMVKNIKGGPKKEAYCTELLHQSSNITYVPRNISNLEERYEWNERIQGFILASYFVGPVLASVPAGLAAERFGGARVVAWATLIPAVLNLLTPLAASLHWSVVMILRFLMGFSGCAVYPALHAMIARWVPPQEKGMFVWTMQGGPFGTFVTLSLCGAVISAFGWKAAFYTTSGLTLVFYVLWLWLAYDTPDDHPTITQEEKSYIKEKIGSSVSKQKVSLPLRHMVTSLPFLALIYAHFANMWGIYFISTNGPKYSLEVLGFNMKKGGFLTGLPYIARLGTGVLFAAGGDFLRRREIIKLVWIRKLFMIFSHVGPGLALLVTTYVGCDKNAAIVMIIGALALNGAACQTSLQNHQDLAPNYAGSLYGVMNTIGSFPGFIIPPVVGALIYDQSGVHQWRIIFWISAVVFFSATALFWVFGSASIQRWNDLNANPEVATNGVTKEEEKQLNDISKAPVQSETEDENEKL; from the exons ATGACGCTCTACGATTGCCTCTGCAAGGGACCTATCGCCCTCAACG AATGGCTGCGAGTGAAAATACCCAGGAGGGCTGTTCTCGGTGTTCTCATGTTCCTCGCCTGCATGTTCTCGTACTTCATGCGCACAAATCTATCAATCACTATTGTTGCGAtggtaaaaaatatcaagggAGGTCCGAAGAAGGAAGCCTATTGCACCGAATTGCTTCATCAGTCCAGTAATATCACTTATGTTCccagaaatatttcaaac CTGGAAGAGCGATACGAGTGGAACGAGAGGATACAAGGATTTATCCTGGCATCTTATTTCGTGGGTCCTGTGTTAGCTAGTGTACCCGCTGGACTGGCGGCTGAACGGTTTGGCGGTGCACGAGTGGTTGC ATGGGCGACATTAATTCCCGCAGTTTTGAATTTGCTGACACCTTTGGCGGCGAGTCTCCATTGGTCGGTGGTTATGATTCTTCGATTTTTGATGGGATTCTCGGGG tgcgCTGTCTACCCAGCTCTGCACGCAATGATTGCCAGATGGGTGCCACCGCAGGAGAAGGGGATGTTCGTGTGGACAATGCAAG GCGGACCCTTCGGCACCTTCGTTACCCTGTCCCTCTGCGGCGCGGTGATATCCGCCTTCGGATGGAAGGCGGCCTTCTACACAACGAGTGGTCTGACGCTGGTGTTCTACGTCCTCTGGTTGTGGCTGGCATACGACACCCCAGACGACCACCCGACGATAACCCAGGAAGAAAAATCCTACATAAAGGAGAAGATCGGCTCATCAGTGAGTAAGCAGAAGGTGAGCCTGCCCTTGAGGCATATGGTGACGTCCCTGCCGTTCCTCGCGCTCATCTACGCCCACTTTGCGAACATGTGGGGGATCTACTTCATCTCCACCAACGGCCCCAAGTACAGCCTCGAGGTATTGGGCTTCAACATGAAGAAGGGCGGTTTCTTGACAGGACTTCCTTACATCGCTCGACTGGGAACTGGAGTCCTCTTCGCCGCTGGAGGTGACTTTCTGCGGCGCAGGGAGATCATCAAGCTCGTCTGGATCAGAAAGCTCTTCATGATCTTCTCCCACGTCGGCCCTGGACTGGCCCTCCTCGTCACCACGTACGTCGGCTGCGACAAGAACGCCGCCATCGTTATGATCATTGGCGCTCTGGCTTTGAATGGAGCCGCCTGCCAGACAAGTCTCCAAAATCATCAAGATCTTGCTCCCAATTATGCTGGCTCTTTGTACGGAGTTATGAACACCATTGGAAGCTTCCCCGGATTCATCATTCCACCAGTCGTTGGGGCACTCATCTACGATCAAAGCGGCGTTCACCAGTGGCGAATCATATTCTGGATTTCCGCTGTTGTCTTCTTCTCGGCGACTGCTCTCTTCTGGGTGTTTGGATCCGCCAGTATTCAACGGTGGAATGATCTCAATGCCAATCCTGAAGTGGCTACTAATGGGGTGACAAAGGAGGAGGAGAAACAGCTCAATGATATCAGCAAGGCACCAGTGCAGAGTGAAACTGAGGATGAGAATGAGAAACTCTGA
- the LOC135161755 gene encoding uncharacterized protein LOC135161755, with protein sequence MENDTWAQTLFTITPEEDGFLREITETTIISAPEDSPLILDTDHIAHRETLVKVTHDFIDPRELEKAEFQETEVQTYMKGISKVEYVISHQDEAIQTLYIGRNCPPPPGQTARTVVNVLNKKTLPKLKTSQLTQTIITVLEDLPQHEILKGLMTDITDDEQNDPQLMVSATEDESLKIETSDLINFVIDRTLWMTDTDPEVIVQTDDMEIQTTIKHNNRTKGFMFDFEGQTSVTLEPSKSTSKLLDDYLEVKGFIEDLLEGSVDAGVYNRMLVDDVVDEIVDRCSEFVRLPARDEAIQTLASGRPFDAKDDEILKTLRRSVISDPVEAAAMVLPIVDGILNAVSEIVATDARDAAEFVLGRVVGKSCVIGKKLDDIQNIYQGPPIDEIFTLRKRKLLRSMRKKKETEDASTQTGLAGVPQLRKFQENKEVVCCVCPTPSNCHWCLAEEVEPPKETKVLRTQDILLAYKPCYVVMNPTEATPDVKRPCSLEESAVQINSPIGGETPSESLSSYEPCPCLADVEEKPQVSESTSGWSRVVDTALADAWVFPETPSKGSKSTTSTRQSQSNCRPSKSEIPLPKSTIEALQVLKSTFCTQETCPVFNIIEDPKHMSPEMVPQTSRRPKRAYICTDHTPPDSDECICDFLNKQIQEKLKTLSMEMRKTRTAPQDK encoded by the exons ATGGAAAATGATACATGGGCGCAAACTCTGTTCACCATCACTCCCGAGGAAGATGGATTTCTTCGGGAAATTACAGAGACGACAATTATATCAGCACCGGAGGATTCGCCTCTCATTTTGGACACCGACCACATCGCGCACAGGGAAACTCTGGTGAAAGTAACCCACGACTTCATAGATCCTCGGGAACTGGAGAAGGCGGAATTTCAGGAGACGGAAGTTCAAACGTACATGAAAGGAATTTCAAAGGTTGAGTACGTGATTTCACATCAAGATGAAGCCATTCAAACTCTGTACATCGGGAGAAACTGTCCACCTCCTCCTGGGCAGACAGCTAGGACTGTTGTCA ATGTCCTTAACAAGAAGACGCTTCCCAAGCTGAAGACGAGTCAGCTGACTCAGACGATCATCACAGTCCTGGAGGATCTACCTCAGCATGAAATTCTGAAAGGTCTCATGACAGACATCACAGACGACGAGCAGAACGATCCTCAGCTGATGGTGAGCGCCACCGAGGACGAATCCCTGAAGATCGAGACTTCAGATCTCATAAATTTCGTCATTGATCGAACTCTCTGGATGACGGACACCGATCCCGAGGTGATCGTCCAGACAGACGACATGGAAATCCAAACGACTATAAAACACAACAACAGGACGAAGGGATTCATGTTTGACTTCGAAGGACAGACGAGCGTGACCTTGGAGCCGAGTAAATCCACCTCAAAGCTCCTGGATGACTACCTCGAGGTCAAGGGATTCATTGAGGACCTGCTCGAGGGCTCGGTCGATGCTGGAGTTTACAATCGAATGCTCGTTGATGACGTTGTGGATGAAATCGTCGACCGGTGCAGCGAATTCGTTCGGCTCCCGGCGAGAGACGAAGCCATTCAGACTCTGGCGTCTGGTCGTCCATTTGATGCTAAGGACGATGAGATCCTGAAGACCTTGAGGAGATCAGTTATTTCTGATCCCGTGGAGGCTGCTGCCATGGTTCTGCCGATTGTCGATGGGATTTTAAACGCAGTTTCGGAAATCGTTGCAACGGATGCGAGAGACGCCGCGGAGTTCGTTCTTGGTCGCGTTGTCGGGAAGAGTTGCGTTATTGGAAAGAAGTTGGATGATATTCAGAATATTTATCAGG GTCCGCCGATCGACGAAATATTCACCCTGAGAAAGCGAAAGTTGTTGAGGTCGATGCGGAAGAAAAAAGAGACAGAGGACGCGTCGACCCAGACGGGTCTTGCTGGCGTCCCCCAGCTCCGAAAATTCCAAGAGAATAAAGAAGTCGTATGTTGCGTCTGCCCGACGCCGTCCAACTGCCATTGGTGCTTGGCCGAGGAGGTGGAACCTCCGAAGGAGACCAAGGTCCTCCGAACGCAGGATATCCTTTTGGCTTACAAACCGTGTTACGTCGTCATGAATCCTACGGAGGCGACACCCGACGTGAAACGGCCGTGTTCCCTGGAGGAATCAGCTGTTCAAATTAATTCTCCCATCGGGGGTGAAACACCAAGTGAATCTTTGAGTTCATATGAACCATGTCCTTGCCTGGCTGATGTAGAAGAAAAACCGCAAGTTTCAG AATCGACAAGTGGTTGGTCCCGGGTGGTCGATACAGCTCTAGCCGACGCCTGGGTATTCCCAGAGACTCCCAGCAAAGGCAGTAAGTCCACTACCTCCACAAGACAATCCCAAAGCAACTGCAGACCCTCGAAATCGGAAATTCCCTTACCCAAGAGCACAATTGAGGCCCTCCAAGTCCTCAAGAGTACCTTCTGCACTCAGGAGACGTGTCCTGTCTTCAACATCATTGAGGACCCCAAACACATGTCCCCAGAAATGGTcccgcaaacttctcgcagaCCAAAAAGGGCCTATATTTGCACAGATCACACTCCCCCTGACAGCGACGAGTGCATctgcgattttttaaataaacaaattcaggaaaaattgaagaccCTCTCGATGGAAATGAGAAAGACTCGAACCGCTCCACAggataaataa